A section of the Roseomonas marmotae genome encodes:
- a CDS encoding YcbK family protein — MLDLFNRPGPCPCCEGGVFSRRKILGFGLGALAGAGALSSTAQAVQLPPVRRLRAVRVPTDDSFDGVYFRDGKYDREALHKLDWVFRDLSAAEVTPMDPRLFDVLSAVADRLDSDETYRIMSGYRTPEHNAKNARRSRAVSTASLHMSGMAADFRLPGRDGRGVARTAAQMQVGGVGYYREGFVHLDCGPPRRW; from the coding sequence GGACCTGTTCAACCGCCCCGGCCCTTGCCCCTGCTGCGAGGGCGGCGTCTTCAGCCGGCGCAAGATCCTGGGCTTCGGCCTCGGCGCCCTGGCCGGGGCCGGCGCGCTCTCCTCCACGGCGCAGGCCGTGCAGCTACCGCCGGTGCGCCGCCTGCGCGCCGTGCGCGTGCCGACGGATGACAGCTTCGACGGCGTCTATTTCCGCGACGGAAAATACGACCGCGAGGCCCTGCACAAACTGGACTGGGTCTTCCGCGACCTCTCTGCCGCCGAGGTGACGCCAATGGACCCGCGGCTGTTCGATGTGCTGAGCGCCGTGGCCGACCGGCTCGATAGCGACGAGACCTACCGGATCATGAGCGGCTACCGCACGCCGGAGCACAATGCGAAGAACGCCCGCCGCTCCCGCGCCGTCTCGACCGCCAGCCTGCATATGTCGGGCATGGCGGCGGATTTCCGCCTGCCCGGGCGCGACGGCCGTGGCGTGGCGCGCACCGCCGCGCAGATGCAGGTGGGCGGCGTCGGCTATTACCGTGAGGGCTTCGTGCATCTGGACTGCGGCCCGCCACGCCGCTGGTGA
- the sugE gene encoding quaternary ammonium compound efflux SMR transporter SugE — MSWIALFVAGLLEVGWAAGLKQSEGFTRLVPSILTIIAMIGSFILLAFAMRALPLGTAYAVWTGIGTVGAAILGMLIFGEAVTPMRILCIGLIVAGIAGLKLTA; from the coding sequence ATTTCCTGGATTGCCCTTTTCGTCGCCGGCCTGCTGGAAGTGGGCTGGGCCGCCGGCCTGAAGCAGAGCGAGGGCTTTACCCGCCTCGTCCCCTCCATCTTGACGATCATCGCGATGATCGGCAGCTTCATACTGCTGGCCTTCGCCATGCGCGCCCTGCCGCTTGGCACCGCCTATGCGGTGTGGACCGGCATCGGCACGGTGGGCGCCGCCATCCTGGGTATGCTCATCTTCGGCGAAGCCGTGACACCGATGCGCATCCTCTGCATCGGGCTGATCGTCGCGGGCATCGCCGGGCTGAAGCTGACCGCCTGA